The Candidatus Acididesulfobacter guangdongensis region ATAGAAGAAGGGAATTTATACCAGTTTGGTATAAGGTCAGGTTCTTTTGAAGAGTTCGAATTTGCAAAGGAACATACACATTTATTTAAAAATGATGTTTTTGAACCGCTGAGTAAAGCAATAGATTCATTAAAAGATAGACCCATATATCTAACTATAGACATAGACATTTTAGACCCTGCGTTTGCTCCTGGAACAGGTTATCTTGAAGCAGGCGGAATATCATCAAGAGAGCTGCTGGATTCAGTATATCTTATAGTGTCGCAGCTTGATTTAGTCGGAGTTGATTTAGTTGAAGTATGTCCGCCTACTGATATTTCGGATAGAACATCTGCTATTGCAGCAAAACTGCTCAGAGAAATTATTATAGGTATGGGTAAATACGGTAAATAAAAAATATAATAAGTATAATACATAGATAAAGATGCGCATATTTGTAAAAAAAAGACATCTATAAAGAAAGACGATGAAAAGTTGCGCTAATAGACACCAATTAAGGATAAAGATTAAAGACAATAAGAAATTGATGCATAGCAAATTATGAATTGATATGAGTATGACAGAAATAGAAGTATGAATTGAAAAAAGTATATTGTGACATTTATATTTTATAAAAAGGAGCAGATAGATTATGTTATTTAACACGCCGGATATATATACATTGGTCAGCGGAATTTCCGAAGGGACTTCGAGATTAAATGCTTTCGACATAGCTATTTTAAATGCCGGAGTCGGCAATACCAACCTTATAAAACTAAGTTCGATATTGCCTCCAAATACTAAGTTTGTCAATAAAATTGATTATCGCAGGGGCTCTTTAGTACCTATTGCGTACGGATCTATCGTCAGCGACAGGAAGAATGAAACTATTGCAGCGTCCGTTGCTATCGGTATAACGGAAGAAGACGGATTCGGAGTAATTATGGAATACTCGGGAGTATGTACTGCGGAAGAAGCCAGAATTACAGTTAGCAAAATGGCAGAGGATGCTATAAAACATAGAAAAATGGTCTTGAAGGAAATAAAATCTATTGCCGTGGAACATAAGGTAGAAAATATGGGATGCGCTTTTTGCGGAGTTCCCATGTGGTATTCAGAAAAACTTTAAAAAATTTAAATAGATTATTAGATTGCTGCTGAATTACTACAAATGCTGTTTGATATGTGCTGCAGTTTTCTATATAATTTATATAAAGCAAAGTGTTTTCGTGAATATTTATAGACAAAGAATGGAGAGTGCATCATTGTTGAGCATTATAAACAACTGAACTTTTAAGGAGATTACACTATTTTAAGTATTATAAACTGAACTCTTAAGGAGATTATTTGTTAAATAAGACTTTTATAATATCTGCAGCAATAAGTTTGATTTTAATAGCTATTCTTATTCTTATAATAGGTCCTGCAGGTATTTTAAAAACGATTGACCACATAAGCATTGCGGATTGCCTTATTCTGATTATTTTTTCTTTGGCTGCTCTGTTTTTTTCGGCATTATCTATAAATAATGCTCTCAATGTGTATAATGCAAAAATAGATTTAATAAATTTGTTCTGTA contains the following coding sequences:
- a CDS encoding arginine decarboxylase, pyruvoyl-dependent, with amino-acid sequence MLFNTPDIYTLVSGISEGTSRLNAFDIAILNAGVGNTNLIKLSSILPPNTKFVNKIDYRRGSLVPIAYGSIVSDRKNETIAASVAIGITEEDGFGVIMEYSGVCTAEEARITVSKMAEDAIKHRKMVLKEIKSIAVEHKVENMGCAFCGVPMWYSEKL